From the genome of Mycobacterium dioxanotrophicus, one region includes:
- a CDS encoding IS3 family transposase (programmed frameshift), which translates to MEDPGRVADDATQRPDPEVPERARRRTFTAKYKLEVLAAYDAAPDGEKGAVLRREGLYSSHITEWRKARDAGALAGLAAPRGRKRRDPAAEQIARLQAEKQRLEQELAKTRAVVDVQAKLHAPLGDALRERGYRSEVDHVTDQAVMELAPQLGVRAACEAVGAAQASYYRRHRQSPAPTRPEPIPHRERRQPRALSAAEQQAILDVLHSDRFVDVAPAEVWATLLDEGVYLGSQSTFYRLLRQAGEVRERRAQATHPAKVKPELVASTPNAVWSWDITKLRGPAKWTYYYLYVILDIFSRYVVGWMVASRESAALAEVLIRQTCAKQGIDRDQLTIHADRGSSMTSKPVAFLLADLGVTQSHSRPHISNDNPFSEAQFKTLKYRPDFPGRFGSIEEARLHCQVFFGWYNDEHRHSGLGLHTAADVHYGLAEAIRDKRAGVLDAAYAEHPERFVRKPPEPPKIPEISWINRPHHPEEDAQ; encoded by the exons ATGGAAGATCCTGGTCGGGTGGCTGACGATGCAACGCAACGTCCCGATCCCGAGGTGCCCGAACGCGCTCGGCGACGGACGTTCACCGCGAAGTACAAGCTGGAGGTCCTGGCCGCCTACGACGCGGCACCTGACGGTGAGAAGGGCGCGGTGCTGCGCCGTGAGGGGCTGTATTCCAGCCACATCACCGAGTGGCGCAAAGCCCGCGACGCCGGCGCGTTGGCGGGGCTGGCCGCCCCGCGCGGGCGCAAGCGCCGTGATCCGGCCGCCGAGCAGATCGCCCGCCTGCAAGCCGAAAAGCAGCGACTGGAACAGGAGTTGGCCAAGACCCGCGCCGTGGTGGATGTGCAGGCAAAACTGCACGCGC CTCTTGGAGACGCTCTCCGAGAGCGCGGATACCGATCCGAGGTCGACCACGTGACTGATCAGGCCGTCATGGAGTTGGCACCGCAGTTGGGTGTGCGGGCCGCCTGCGAAGCGGTGGGTGCCGCGCAGGCCAGCTACTACCGACGCCACCGGCAAAGCCCGGCCCCGACACGACCAGAGCCGATCCCGCACCGTGAGCGGCGGCAGCCGCGTGCGCTGAGTGCCGCCGAGCAGCAGGCGATCCTCGATGTGCTGCACAGCGACCGGTTCGTCGACGTCGCGCCGGCTGAGGTGTGGGCCACCTTGCTCGACGAAGGTGTCTACCTGGGCTCACAGTCGACGTTTTATCGGCTGCTGCGCCAAGCCGGCGAGGTGCGTGAACGCCGCGCCCAGGCCACGCACCCGGCGAAGGTGAAACCCGAACTGGTGGCCAGCACCCCAAATGCGGTGTGGTCGTGGGACATAACGAAATTGCGCGGCCCGGCAAAGTGGACCTACTACTACCTGTATGTGATCTTGGATATTTTCTCGCGGTACGTCGTTGGCTGGATGGTTGCCAGCCGCGAATCGGCGGCGCTGGCCGAGGTGCTGATCCGCCAGACCTGCGCCAAGCAAGGGATCGACCGTGACCAGTTGACGATCCATGCCGATCGCGGCAGTTCCATGACCAGCAAGCCGGTTGCGTTCTTGCTCGCCGATCTCGGTGTCACCCAGTCACATTCGCGACCGCACATCTCCAACGACAACCCGTTCAGCGAGGCCCAGTTCAAGACGTTGAAGTACCGGCCCGACTTCCCCGGCCGGTTCGGCTCGATCGAGGAAGCTCGATTGCACTGCCAGGTCTTCTTCGGTTGGTATAACGATGAACATCGCCACAGCGGGCTGGGCCTGCATACCGCCGCTGACGTCCACTACGGCCTGGCCGAGGCCATCCGCGACAAGCGTGCCGGCGTACTCGACGCCGCCTACGCCGAACACCCGGAACGGTTCGTCCGCAAACCGCCCGAACCGCCGAAGATCCCTGAAATCTCGTGGATCAACCGACCCCACCATCCAGAGGAGGACGCTCAGTAA
- a CDS encoding Txe/YoeB family addiction module toxin, producing the protein MRSINFDPDAWEDFLFWLASDRKMARRITRLIAEIQRDPFTGIGKPEPLKGELSGYWSRRIDDEHRLVYRADDTEVKILKARYHY; encoded by the coding sequence GTGAGAAGTATCAACTTCGATCCCGACGCTTGGGAGGACTTTCTGTTTTGGTTGGCCTCGGATCGTAAGATGGCCCGCCGGATCACCAGACTCATCGCGGAGATTCAGCGCGACCCGTTCACAGGGATCGGGAAACCAGAGCCTCTGAAGGGGGAATTGTCCGGGTACTGGTCGCGGCGGATCGATGACGAACATCGACTCGTGTACCGCGCAGACGACACCGAGGTCAAGATACTGAAAGCCCGATATCACTACTGA
- a CDS encoding HNH endonuclease signature motif containing protein yields MAVGVAEARDAVQRALTGHQASTAALADVDFTTFDTAELLAIQSEREQRARTHALIDHRIQAALMAQATPHEIGGKSWIDVLATRMRISRKEASRRVAAATELAPRYTVGGEVLEPALPASAMALLDGTISADHIAIISDTVKKVASYVNATELAEVEVDLVAAATRETPETLKAGAEKLLFLLNQDGDSPDLAAHRRGLRLGRQDADGYVHVEGWLDPETAAYVATINSVWAQPGINNPDDPHPIHNPTPNPLDTPNTDDTAADTAAPEPAAPDAADSVAADHPPEADASQQEREQAQAEAAARDTRTQPQRNHDALKAALRELLMSKRLGRHGGLPVTVVVSTTLSELESAAGIAVTGSGIRMPMKDLIRLASHSFHYLTIYKHHTAEPLYMARTKRLATKAQRLLLYDRDRGCTRPGCTAAADHCQVHHAKTDWQHGGQTDAPDLGLSCGPDNRLVGLGWTTSVDPDTGRILWYPPPLMNTGQDTVNHHFRPEELLAPPDAADDG; encoded by the coding sequence ATGGCGGTTGGCGTTGCGGAGGCCCGAGACGCAGTGCAGCGTGCACTGACGGGGCACCAAGCTTCGACCGCGGCGCTGGCCGATGTCGATTTCACGACGTTCGACACCGCAGAGTTGTTGGCGATCCAATCCGAACGGGAACAGCGTGCCCGCACTCATGCGCTCATTGATCACCGCATCCAGGCGGCGTTGATGGCTCAAGCCACGCCGCACGAGATCGGCGGCAAGTCCTGGATTGATGTGCTGGCTACCCGGATGCGAATCAGCCGCAAGGAAGCCTCCCGCCGTGTAGCTGCAGCGACCGAGTTGGCACCGCGGTACACCGTTGGTGGTGAGGTGTTGGAGCCTGCGCTTCCTGCCTCCGCAATGGCGTTATTGGACGGGACGATCAGCGCTGATCACATCGCGATCATCAGCGACACGGTGAAAAAGGTCGCGAGCTACGTCAACGCGACGGAACTGGCCGAAGTCGAAGTTGACCTGGTGGCGGCGGCAACGCGCGAGACTCCTGAAACCCTGAAGGCCGGTGCGGAAAAACTCCTGTTTCTGCTCAATCAGGACGGCGACAGTCCCGATCTCGCCGCGCATCGTCGGGGGTTGCGTCTGGGTCGACAGGATGCCGACGGGTACGTACACGTCGAGGGCTGGCTTGATCCCGAAACCGCAGCGTATGTCGCCACGATCAACAGTGTGTGGGCCCAGCCCGGCATCAACAATCCCGACGACCCGCACCCGATCCACAACCCGACTCCCAACCCACTCGACACTCCCAACACCGACGACACCGCGGCCGACACTGCTGCCCCCGAGCCCGCTGCCCCCGACGCCGCTGATTCGGTGGCCGCTGACCATCCGCCGGAAGCAGACGCCTCCCAGCAAGAGCGCGAGCAGGCCCAAGCGGAGGCTGCGGCCCGGGACACCCGCACTCAGCCCCAGCGCAATCATGATGCGCTCAAAGCGGCGCTGCGCGAACTGCTCATGTCCAAACGACTCGGCCGGCACGGTGGCCTTCCCGTCACCGTGGTCGTCTCCACCACGCTGTCCGAGCTGGAGTCCGCAGCGGGCATTGCGGTCACTGGCTCAGGCATACGGATGCCGATGAAAGATTTAATTCGGCTGGCCTCTCACAGCTTTCACTACCTCACCATCTACAAACATCACACAGCAGAGCCGCTGTACATGGCCCGCACCAAACGGCTGGCCACCAAGGCGCAACGACTGCTGTTGTACGACCGTGACCGCGGGTGCACGCGGCCGGGATGCACCGCAGCGGCCGACCACTGCCAGGTCCACCACGCCAAAACCGACTGGCAACATGGCGGGCAGACCGACGCCCCGGACCTCGGACTGAGCTGCGGACCCGATAACCGCCTCGTCGGCCTCGGCTGGACGACCAGCGTCGATCCCGACACCGGCCGCATCCTCTGGTATCCGCCGCCACTGATGAACACGGGTCAGGACACTGTCAACCATCACTTCCGCCCTGAGGAACTGCTGGCTCCACCTGACGCGGCCGACGACGGGTAG
- a CDS encoding ATP-binding protein produces MDGLEPQNFRVNLGGVIALLSKNLYSSPGVYVRELIQNAVDAITARDALGGPAVPRVISISPYGIASPDSPASEFTITDAGIGISPEQVEQFLATVGASSKSEELEQRRRTYLGQFGIGLLSCFLVADEITVVSRSATGAEPIEWVGRSDGTYTTRTVAEYVAVGTTVRLRPRPNMVGWARAEQVSPLVQKYAEFLPVDITVLTSQGPQSVSRGFPWMHDFGAHHSAVRQGVSPVYGGMGVGRQFDAIEVVDHELGLQGVVYIGSAGRSKPSARNRVYVNGMLVDDADATLMPAWSFFSWAAINSTKLEPTASREAIMSNAALTMTRRKLGHTALTWLRSLADTDPERFAEFVADNELELRSAATHGVDAENLALAEVVLPMLTVQTTEGQMRLIDVIDRNPNILYAVSVKEFRTIASFNPGGRIVINAGHTLDQEVLLMLPQVISGVTVTRAYPASEVAALTMPSLDAGEVQTFEQRGSQALLTSGCRVVARQFPSPDLPAVFIGHGQIDMTSPGYGDLSHLVVNWDNRAVRALTRTTDDLVFSRLMQLLFVQARMAGQCDGPEDRVLLSEALDDIIVLAAGVDGTEVAR; encoded by the coding sequence ATGGACGGGCTTGAGCCGCAGAACTTTCGGGTGAATCTCGGCGGCGTCATCGCACTACTCAGCAAGAACTTGTATTCCAGCCCCGGCGTGTATGTGCGGGAGCTGATCCAGAACGCGGTCGACGCCATCACGGCACGCGACGCACTTGGTGGCCCCGCGGTACCGCGCGTCATCTCGATCTCCCCGTACGGAATCGCCTCTCCGGACTCGCCGGCCAGCGAGTTCACGATCACCGACGCCGGAATCGGAATCAGCCCGGAGCAGGTCGAGCAGTTCCTCGCGACGGTCGGCGCCAGCTCCAAGAGCGAGGAGCTGGAACAGAGACGTCGGACCTACCTCGGTCAATTCGGCATCGGATTGCTGAGTTGCTTTCTCGTCGCCGACGAGATCACCGTCGTCTCCCGCAGCGCGACCGGCGCCGAGCCGATCGAGTGGGTCGGCCGCAGCGACGGCACATACACGACCCGAACAGTCGCAGAGTACGTCGCCGTGGGAACCACGGTGCGGTTACGGCCGCGCCCGAACATGGTCGGGTGGGCACGAGCCGAGCAGGTGAGCCCGTTGGTTCAGAAGTACGCCGAATTCCTCCCCGTCGATATCACAGTGCTGACAAGCCAAGGACCGCAGAGTGTTTCGCGCGGATTTCCGTGGATGCACGATTTCGGCGCACACCATTCCGCAGTGCGGCAAGGTGTTTCACCGGTTTACGGCGGCATGGGCGTTGGCAGGCAGTTCGACGCCATCGAAGTCGTCGACCACGAGTTGGGATTGCAGGGCGTCGTATATATCGGTTCCGCGGGGAGGTCCAAGCCCTCCGCACGTAACCGCGTCTACGTCAATGGCATGTTGGTCGACGATGCGGACGCCACCCTGATGCCAGCGTGGAGCTTCTTCTCCTGGGCCGCAATCAATTCCACCAAGCTTGAGCCGACCGCCAGCCGCGAAGCCATCATGAGCAACGCGGCGCTGACCATGACACGGCGCAAACTCGGTCACACAGCACTCACGTGGCTGCGTTCCCTCGCCGACACCGATCCCGAACGGTTCGCCGAATTCGTCGCCGACAACGAGTTGGAGCTCAGATCCGCGGCGACGCATGGCGTCGACGCCGAGAATCTCGCATTGGCCGAAGTCGTGCTGCCCATGCTGACGGTACAAACGACGGAAGGGCAGATGCGGTTGATCGACGTCATCGACCGTAACCCGAACATCCTGTATGCCGTGTCGGTCAAGGAGTTTCGCACCATCGCCAGTTTCAACCCGGGCGGGCGAATCGTCATCAACGCCGGCCACACCCTCGACCAAGAGGTTCTGCTCATGCTGCCGCAAGTGATTTCCGGCGTGACCGTCACCCGCGCCTATCCGGCATCCGAAGTTGCTGCCTTGACGATGCCGTCCCTCGACGCCGGCGAGGTGCAGACATTCGAGCAGCGCGGTAGTCAGGCGCTCCTCACATCAGGGTGTCGCGTTGTCGCGCGCCAGTTTCCATCGCCCGACCTTCCAGCCGTCTTCATCGGTCACGGGCAGATCGACATGACATCGCCGGGATACGGCGACCTCTCGCATCTAGTGGTGAACTGGGACAACCGGGCCGTGCGCGCGCTGACCCGCACAACGGACGACCTCGTGTTCAGTCGGCTCATGCAACTGCTGTTCGTCCAGGCCCGGATGGCCGGCCAATGCGACGGCCCTGAGGATCGAGTCCTGTTGTCGGAGGCACTCGACGACATCATCGTGCTCGCCGCAGGCGTCGACGGCACAGAGGTCGCCCGATGA
- a CDS encoding NAD(P)/FAD-dependent oxidoreductase, giving the protein MTTVAERHHVVIIGSGFGGLKAARSLKHADVDVTLISRTTTHLFQPLLYQVATGILSEGEIAPTTRLVLRDQKNVRVRLGEVEGIDLQAKTVTSKLMSQETVTPYDSLIVAAGAQQSYFGNDHFATFAPGMKTIDDALELRGRILGAFEAAEVVTDHAERERRLTFVVVGAGPTGVELAGQIAELAERTLAGAFRTIRPEDCRVILLDAAPAVLPPMGRKLGLKAQKRLERLGVEIQLNAMVTNVDYMGITVKDKDGSERRIDCACKVWSAGVQASPLGKLIAEQSDGSQIDRAGRVVVEPDLTVKGHPYVFVVGDLMAVPDVPGMAQGAIQGATYATDIIKRSLAGQDDPANREPFTYWDKGSMATVSRFDAVAQVPIPKSSKKLEFGGPLAWLAWLVLHLVYLVGYKNRFTTLVTWFITFLGRGRGQMAITSQMIYARTAMQALQSRQGPLAAVEAADKIEKDESA; this is encoded by the coding sequence ATGACCACCGTCGCCGAACGCCACCACGTCGTGATCATCGGGTCCGGATTCGGCGGTTTGAAGGCGGCGAGATCCCTCAAGCACGCCGACGTCGACGTCACCTTGATCTCGCGGACGACGACGCATCTTTTCCAGCCGCTGCTCTATCAGGTAGCCACGGGCATCCTCTCGGAAGGCGAGATCGCGCCCACCACCCGCCTGGTGCTACGCGACCAGAAGAACGTCAGGGTCCGCCTCGGCGAAGTGGAAGGCATTGACCTACAAGCCAAGACAGTCACCTCGAAGCTGATGTCGCAGGAGACCGTCACGCCCTACGACAGCCTCATCGTGGCCGCCGGCGCCCAGCAGTCCTACTTTGGTAACGACCACTTCGCGACGTTCGCGCCGGGCATGAAGACCATTGACGACGCACTGGAATTGCGGGGCCGCATCCTCGGGGCCTTCGAGGCTGCCGAGGTGGTGACCGATCACGCCGAACGGGAGCGCCGGCTGACGTTCGTGGTGGTTGGCGCCGGCCCCACCGGCGTCGAGTTGGCGGGACAGATCGCCGAACTCGCCGAACGGACATTGGCCGGTGCGTTCCGCACCATCAGGCCGGAGGACTGCCGGGTGATCCTGCTCGACGCGGCCCCCGCGGTGCTGCCGCCGATGGGTCGCAAGCTCGGACTCAAGGCCCAGAAACGCCTGGAGCGGCTCGGCGTCGAGATCCAGCTCAACGCCATGGTCACCAACGTGGACTACATGGGCATCACCGTGAAAGATAAGGACGGGAGTGAACGCCGTATCGATTGTGCCTGCAAGGTGTGGTCGGCCGGTGTGCAGGCCAGCCCGCTGGGCAAGTTGATCGCCGAGCAGTCCGATGGCAGCCAGATCGACCGTGCGGGACGCGTCGTCGTCGAGCCGGATCTGACCGTCAAAGGCCATCCGTACGTGTTCGTCGTCGGTGACCTGATGGCAGTCCCCGATGTGCCCGGGATGGCGCAGGGCGCGATTCAGGGCGCCACCTACGCGACCGACATCATCAAGCGCTCGCTCGCGGGTCAGGACGATCCGGCGAACCGCGAGCCGTTCACATACTGGGACAAGGGCAGCATGGCGACGGTGTCACGATTCGACGCGGTGGCCCAGGTGCCGATCCCGAAATCGTCCAAGAAACTCGAATTCGGCGGTCCGTTGGCATGGCTGGCATGGCTGGTGCTGCACCTGGTCTACCTGGTCGGCTACAAGAATCGGTTCACCACACTGGTGACCTGGTTCATCACCTTCCTGGGCCGCGGCAGGGGCCAGATGGCCATCACCAGCCAGATGATCTACGCGCGCACCGCGATGCAGGCACTGCAGAGCCGGCAGGGGCCGCTGGCCGCGGTCGAAGCCGCGGACAAGATCGAGAAGGACGAGTCCGCCTAA
- a CDS encoding restriction endonuclease subunit S, with protein MKWPTLKLGEVAEVRIGPFGSLLHKEDYVADGVPLVNPMHIERGSILPDPRHAVSVEKASQLSNYRLAEGDVVLGRRGEMGRCAVVDATANGYLCGTGSLIVRPGPALSSKFLSLLLSSPDMVRTLERESLGTTMPNLNQEIVSKIQISLPPLDEQRRIAAILDHTDAIRIKQRAAIDCVNQLGHSEFARMFDGIKPQATLGECGDIQGGLQVTKARDSLPLAMPYLRVANVHRGRLDLSEVKLISVTATEQARTRLESGDLLFVEGHANPREVGRVAMWTGEIHDCVHQNHLIRFRPNADRLDPVFAVAWFNSEAGASHFRRAGNTTSGLNTISTSTVRSAPTAIPPIGEQRRFRQFVSRVQQQHQHQLEVLAQIDELFASLQSRAFRGEL; from the coding sequence GTGAAATGGCCAACACTGAAGCTAGGCGAAGTAGCGGAGGTACGGATCGGCCCATTCGGCTCGCTCCTCCATAAGGAAGACTATGTGGCAGACGGTGTCCCCCTGGTCAACCCGATGCACATCGAGCGCGGATCGATACTTCCGGATCCTCGGCACGCCGTCTCGGTCGAAAAAGCGAGTCAACTCAGCAATTATCGCCTGGCAGAAGGCGACGTGGTCCTCGGTCGACGGGGCGAGATGGGTCGATGCGCTGTCGTCGATGCCACCGCTAACGGCTATCTTTGCGGCACAGGGTCATTGATCGTCCGGCCCGGGCCTGCGTTGTCATCGAAGTTCTTGAGCCTGCTGCTTTCCAGTCCCGACATGGTCAGGACACTGGAACGGGAATCTCTCGGTACGACTATGCCGAATCTGAACCAGGAAATCGTTTCGAAAATTCAGATCTCCCTACCACCACTCGACGAGCAGCGCCGCATCGCCGCGATCCTCGATCACACCGATGCGATTCGCATTAAGCAGCGCGCGGCAATTGATTGCGTCAATCAATTGGGGCACTCCGAATTTGCGCGAATGTTTGACGGCATCAAGCCTCAGGCCACACTAGGAGAATGTGGCGATATTCAAGGTGGATTGCAGGTCACAAAAGCACGAGATAGCCTGCCTTTGGCCATGCCCTACTTACGAGTCGCGAATGTACACCGCGGCCGACTCGATCTGTCTGAAGTCAAGCTGATATCTGTCACTGCGACGGAACAAGCACGAACACGCCTGGAATCAGGTGACCTTCTTTTCGTAGAGGGCCATGCCAATCCTCGCGAGGTTGGTCGAGTTGCGATGTGGACCGGCGAAATCCACGATTGTGTTCATCAGAACCATCTGATCCGGTTCCGGCCCAACGCCGATCGCCTTGATCCGGTCTTCGCTGTCGCGTGGTTCAACTCTGAGGCTGGGGCTTCTCACTTCCGAAGGGCGGGAAACACAACGTCGGGACTAAATACGATTAGCACATCGACGGTGCGCTCGGCACCAACGGCGATTCCACCAATAGGCGAACAGCGGCGGTTCAGGCAATTCGTCAGCCGCGTCCAGCAACAGCATCAGCATCAGCTTGAAGTTCTCGCTCAAATCGACGAACTCTTCGCATCTCTCCAATCGCGTGCCTTCCGAGGTGAGCTGTGA
- a CDS encoding type I restriction-modification system subunit M, producing MITGELKSKVDRVWDAFWSGGISNPLEVIEQITYLLFIRRLDDLDTLAENRARRTGKAEELRFGPDQQDLRWSHFKNTEPSVMFTTVSEKVFPFLRALGGDGSTYSEHMRDARFTIPTPALLSKVVDMLADIPMADRDTNGDLYEYMLSKIASAGQNGQFRTPRHIIKLMVDMTAPQPTDEICDPASGTAGFLVAASEYVREQHPSVLTDAAQRRHFHASMFHGYDFDNTMLRIASMNMLMHGIESPDIRYRDSLSEGASEDAEKYTLILANPPFAGSLDYEATSKDLQRVVKTKKTELLFVALFLKLLKPGGRAAVIVPDGVLFGSSKAHKELRRILVEDQKLDGIVKLPSGVFKPYAGVSTAILLFTKTNSGGTDHVWFYEVTFDGYSLDDKRDPVEANDLPDTLSRWKLRSSSELERARAEQSFCVPKDDIVAQGYDLSLNRYKEIVHDEVQHRPPLEIITEIENLEGEITSGLAELKAMLS from the coding sequence GTGATCACGGGTGAGTTGAAGAGCAAGGTGGACCGGGTCTGGGACGCCTTCTGGTCCGGCGGTATCTCCAATCCGCTGGAGGTGATCGAGCAGATCACCTACCTGCTGTTCATCCGACGACTCGACGATTTGGACACTCTCGCGGAGAATCGCGCTCGCCGTACCGGCAAAGCCGAGGAGTTGCGGTTCGGGCCGGACCAGCAAGACTTGCGATGGTCGCACTTCAAGAACACCGAGCCTTCGGTGATGTTCACGACGGTTTCCGAGAAGGTGTTCCCGTTCCTGCGAGCGCTCGGCGGCGACGGCTCCACCTACTCCGAGCACATGCGTGATGCGCGTTTCACCATCCCGACCCCGGCGCTGCTGTCGAAAGTCGTCGACATGCTCGCTGACATCCCGATGGCCGACCGAGACACCAACGGCGACCTGTACGAGTACATGCTGTCGAAGATCGCCAGCGCGGGCCAGAATGGGCAGTTCCGCACACCCCGGCACATCATCAAGCTGATGGTCGACATGACCGCACCGCAGCCTACCGACGAGATCTGCGATCCCGCGAGCGGCACCGCTGGGTTCCTCGTTGCGGCGTCGGAGTATGTCCGCGAACAGCACCCCTCGGTGCTGACCGATGCGGCCCAGCGGAGACACTTCCACGCCAGCATGTTCCACGGTTACGACTTCGACAACACAATGTTGCGCATCGCGAGCATGAACATGCTGATGCACGGCATCGAATCCCCCGACATCCGCTACCGAGATTCCCTCTCTGAAGGCGCCAGTGAGGACGCCGAGAAGTACACGTTGATCCTCGCCAATCCTCCCTTCGCCGGCTCGCTCGACTACGAGGCGACCTCGAAAGATCTGCAGCGAGTGGTCAAGACCAAGAAGACCGAACTGCTTTTTGTCGCACTATTTTTGAAGCTGCTCAAGCCGGGCGGCCGGGCCGCCGTGATCGTGCCCGACGGCGTTCTCTTCGGATCCTCCAAGGCACACAAGGAACTTCGCCGGATCCTGGTGGAGGATCAGAAGCTCGACGGGATCGTGAAACTGCCGTCAGGTGTGTTCAAGCCGTATGCCGGTGTCTCGACGGCGATCCTGCTGTTCACCAAGACCAACTCCGGTGGCACCGACCACGTGTGGTTCTATGAGGTCACCTTCGACGGGTATTCGCTTGATGACAAGCGGGACCCCGTAGAGGCCAATGATCTTCCGGATACGTTGTCGCGGTGGAAGTTACGTTCTTCGTCCGAGTTGGAACGGGCCCGCGCCGAGCAATCGTTCTGCGTGCCGAAAGACGACATCGTTGCGCAGGGCTATGACCTATCGCTCAACCGTTACAAGGAGATCGTCCACGACGAAGTCCAACACCGGCCCCCACTGGAGATCATCACCGAGATCGAGAACCTTGAAGGCGAGATCACTTCTGGGCTGGCCGAACTGAAAGCGATGCTGTCGTGA
- a CDS encoding DUF732 domain-containing protein, with protein sequence MNKLAGTGVVVAAIAVSAIIPMAVAAPARADQYNYVAQLDDRGVYYSSISDVIDTGKMTCRLLRSGAGVPAAMNFVARSGYASYETAIVVVAAAQNMCPDVLPVLNAYVNAGPTTGA encoded by the coding sequence ATGAACAAGCTCGCAGGTACCGGCGTTGTGGTGGCCGCCATCGCCGTCAGTGCAATCATCCCGATGGCTGTGGCCGCGCCCGCCCGGGCCGACCAGTACAACTATGTCGCCCAGCTCGATGATCGCGGGGTGTACTACTCGTCGATCTCGGACGTGATCGACACCGGCAAGATGACCTGCCGGCTGCTGCGGAGCGGTGCTGGCGTGCCGGCAGCGATGAACTTCGTCGCACGCAGCGGCTACGCGTCGTACGAGACCGCGATCGTCGTTGTTGCAGCAGCGCAGAACATGTGCCCCGACGTCCTGCCGGTCCTGAATGCGTACGTCAATGCCGGCCCGACGACGGGTGCTTAG
- a CDS encoding PIN domain-containing protein produces the protein MIVDTSALLAYFDSNEPDHQAVVEAIEGTDDRLVVSPYVLAELDYLVATRVGVDAEVAVLRELSGGAWELAAFGIPELESAITIIRKYRDQQVGLADASNVVLAEQYRTRSIATLDRRHFDVLRPIDGGRFTVVP, from the coding sequence GTGATCGTCGACACGAGCGCGCTGTTGGCCTATTTCGACTCCAATGAGCCAGACCACCAAGCCGTGGTCGAGGCCATCGAGGGCACCGACGATCGACTCGTCGTGTCACCGTACGTTCTCGCCGAGCTCGACTACCTGGTTGCCACCCGAGTCGGAGTCGATGCCGAGGTGGCGGTCTTGCGGGAATTGTCGGGCGGCGCCTGGGAACTCGCCGCCTTCGGCATTCCGGAACTGGAATCGGCCATCACCATCATCAGGAAATACCGCGATCAACAGGTCGGCCTTGCCGACGCCTCCAACGTTGTTCTGGCCGAGCAGTACCGCACACGCTCCATCGCGACGCTCGACCGCCGCCATTTTGACGTTCTCCGACCGATCGACGGCGGCCGATTCACCGTTGTGCCGTAG
- a CDS encoding ribbon-helix-helix domain-containing protein, with the protein MEKTTIYLPDDLKAAVKRVARERGVSEAEVIRESIRAGVSINKPRPRGGLFAGPEPAARRVDELLKGFGER; encoded by the coding sequence GTGGAGAAGACGACGATATACCTGCCTGATGACCTCAAAGCGGCAGTCAAACGCGTTGCGCGGGAGCGCGGGGTGTCAGAGGCTGAGGTCATCCGGGAGTCCATCAGGGCGGGTGTGTCCATAAACAAGCCGCGGCCACGAGGCGGTCTCTTCGCAGGTCCGGAGCCAGCGGCGCGCCGCGTGGACGAGCTTCTCAAAGGCTTCGGCGAGCGGTGA